In Ostrea edulis chromosome 4, xbOstEdul1.1, whole genome shotgun sequence, a single window of DNA contains:
- the LOC125668542 gene encoding protein FAM13B-like isoform X2, translating into MRVNVKAGSGDYSIQDVNTASKTANFTMSSVDKMKKLLSPGTRKKGLGNVNKTFGVPLEELMTNASSGSTVPYLVSKICEHIRDKGFDTEGIFRINGSTRIVEKYRTSFDMRGDANFYEEEDLMAVASLLKLFLREIPGSLIPENKTQKFIAIQEENQNDPAGCISGLKAEISQLEVLRYNLLRYLIRFLVVVAQFERSNKMSPMSLAIVFGPNLFRCGQGIVGLKDQGKINQIVYKFITHYDALFMEENEISPCNEWIKQKQKAPPRPPPPKLQVEEYKPVPKPRNTVKMDPYDSTPYQDMEDYDHSEESSSNTQGRSHSPRCSDDEIAGRASPFILDSDGGYSIIESPLPSARTSEMVENVIARSIKEHLFGDDISMCETFVEKDQCKENLENAVPVKDRIKQFEFGSDTCEMQRTSKVPSWSQPELVHMDSSTSQVLQKVNGYKHQADALSSKENEFEDLHTDEDFESVRRDSGTLSSLQFKKPSGPRNRRSPSRRSRSNSLEDKEDVERDFQSQNGNAYTEVETSSLPETKPVPKEPVPKPRVAFLELTNHTENKVSSDISPSNARKPFIPLLDLSTLHEHVESSDPIPADKGQSVSYQLAKSHINGGDTPDVVISPRSNKLIKRKSSVPMNTDVAPSPPVNQDHYKHSSTNLDNDITTRIKQQSKKLHALKKKLKHFEDNFEKENGYKPSLADKASKPTIKKWMNDISKAKREIKRLKEEAEIGNRSRHGSGTSSSGERLEPPELPPTMEQTLNIILLKLDEKRRDAKRPEDVDIMNSDQVLDEKLAVQKALLHFENLHGRPKTRDEKDLMRPLYDRYRKIKRLLSKPNSPREKKELQTVPEDEPIELEGGIHNPYRPSVQVPAFHYDDLEDGLGSGLGTIGTMDFAVTRDFSVLRDTVRPVSKEVSRKEHSPKAKRKLSLPEEEEEEGGQNQEPNLHEMSIPELQDELMKSKGEKKRIRRTLRNFEEAFFQKNGRKVQRDDREPLQTEYTSYKQVKAKLKLLEALLSKLQNTDEV; encoded by the exons ATGAGAGTGAATGTGAAGGCAGGATCCGGTGATTATTCCATTCAAGACGTTAATACTGCA tCAAAGACTGCAAATTTTACCATGTCATCTGTggacaaaatgaaaaaattattaaGTCCGGGCACAAGAAAAAAAGGACTTGGGAATGTGAACAAGACATTTGGTGTGCCACTGGAGGAACTGATGACAAATGCATCATCAGGATCAACAGTACCTTATTTAGTCAGCAAAATCTGTGAGCACATCCGTGACAAAG GTTTTGACACGGAGGGAATATTCCGAATTAATGGCAGCACAAGGATTGTGGAGAAGTACCGCACAAGCTTTGACATGCGAGGGGATGCAAACTTTTATGAAGAAGAAGATTTGATGGCAGTTGCAAGCTTACTCAAGTTGTTTCTACGGGAAATTCCTGGTTCATTGATACCAGAGAACAAAACTCAGAAGTTCATAGCCATTCAAGAAG agaATCAGAATGACCCAGCGGGCTGTATTTCCGGTCTGAAGGCTGAGATCTCCCAGCTGGAGGTGTTGCGATATAACCTACTGAGATATCTGATTCGATTCCTGGTGGTCGTGGCTCAGTTTGAACGCTCCAACAAAATGAGCCCCATGTCTCTAGCCATTGTGTTTGGACCAAACCTCTTTAG ATGTGGCCAGGGAATTGTAGGGTTAAAAGACCAGGggaaaatcaatcagattgtaTACAAGTTCATCACGCACTATGATGCTCTCTTCATGGAGGAGAATGAAATCTCACCATGCAATGAATGG ATTAAACAGAAACAGAAAGCCCCTCCTAGACCTCCCCCTCCCAAGCTTCAGGTAGAGGAGTATAAACCTGTCCCCAAACCTAGGAACACG GTGAAAATGGACCCCTATGACAGTACCCCATACCAGGACATGGAGGATTACGACCACAGTGAGGAATCGTCCAGTAACACTCAGGGGCGGAGTCACAGTCCCCGCTGTAGTGATGACGAAATTGCCGGCAGGGCATCACCATTTATCCTAGATag TGATGGTGGCTACAGCATCATAGAATCCCCATTACCGTCAGCAAGAACGTCAGA GATGGTAGAGAATGTGATAGCTCGATCTATAAAGGAGCACCTGTTTGGGGACGACATCAGTATGTGCGAGACTTTCGTGGAAAAGGATCAATG TAAAGAGAATTTGGAGAATGCTGTTCCAGTAAAGGATCGTATTAAACAATTTGAGTTCGGGTCAGACACCTGTGAAATGCAAAGAACATCCAAGGTTCCTAGTTGGTCCCAGCCTGAATTAGTACACATGGATAGCTCTACCTCACAG GTACTACAAAAGGTGAATGGATACAAACACCAGGCAGATGCATTGAG TTCAAAAGAAAATGAGTTTGAGGATTTACACACAGATGAAGATTTTGAAAGCGTGAGGCGAGATTCTGGAACATTATCATCA CTCCAATTCAAGAAGCCTTCTGGCCCCAGAAATCGTCGCTCACCAAGCAGACGGTCGCGTAGCAACTCGCTTGAAGACAAAGAGGATGTGGAGAGAGACTTCCAATCTCAAAATGGCAATGCTTATACAGAGGTGGAGACCTCTTCACTTCCTGAAACCAAACCAGTTCCAAAGGAACCGGTCCCCAAACCACGGGTGGCCTTCCTAGAACTCACAAATCATACTGAGAACAAGGTTTCTTCTGACATTTCACCCAGCAATGCCAGGAAGCCATTTATCCCTCTACTTGATCTGTCTACACTTCATGAGCATGTTGAAAGCTCTg ATCCCATACCAGCTGACAAAGGGCAGTCTGTCTCATACCAGTTAGCCAAATCCCACATCAATGGGGGAGACACCCCAGACGTGGTCATCTCTCCACGGAGTAACAAGCTCATCAAGAGGAAATCCAG TGTGCCAATGAATACTGATGTAGCTCCCTCTCCACCAGTTAACCAAGATCACTACAAACACAG CTCAACAAACCTAGACAATGACATCACAACCAGAATTAAACAACAGAGCAAGAAACTGCATG cactaaagaagaaaCTGAAGCATTTTGAAGATAACTTTGAAAAGGAAAATGGATACAAG ccATCGCTAGCGGACAAGGCCAGCAAACCTACCATTAAGAAGTGGATGAACGACATTTCCAAAGCAAAAAGAGAAATAAAGA GACTGAAAGAGGAGGCGGAAATTGGTAACAGAAGTCGCCATGGCAGTGGGACATCATCAAGTGGAGAGCGGTTAGAACCCCCAGAACTCCCTCCAACGATGGAGCAGACGCTGAACATCATCCTCCTTAAACTTGATGAGAAGAGAAGGGATGCTAAACGCCCTGAGGATGTTGAT ATCATGAACAGTGATCAGGTCTTGGATGAAAAGTTGGCAGTTCAGAAAGCCTTGCTTCACTTTGAAAATCTGCATGGGAGACCA AAAACAAGAGATGAGAAGGATTTGATGAGACCTTTGTATGACagatacagaaaaattaaaagaCTCTTGTCCAAACCTAACTCT CCAAGAGAAAAGAAGGAGCTACAAACAGTCCCAGAGGATGAGCCAATAGAATTAGAGGGAGGCATCCACAACCCATAT AGACCCTCAGTGCAGGTTCCTGCATTCCATTACGATGACCTTGAGGATGGCCTTGGTTCCGGTCTGGGGACAATAGGGACAATGGACTTTGCTGTCACCCGAGATTTTTCTGTTCTCCGTGATACTGTTAGGCCGGTGTCAAAAGAAGTCTCTAGAAAAGAGCATTCCCCTAAAGCAAAGAGGAAATTGAGTCTTCccgaggaggaggaggaggagggcGGTCAGAACCAGGAGCCAAATCTTCATGAAATGTCAAT ACCAGAGCTTCAGGACGAGTTGATGAAGTCAAAAGGAGAAAAGAAGAGAATACGCAGGACTTTACGGAACTTTGAAGAGGCTTTCTTTCAGAAAAATGGAAG AAAGGTACAAAGAGATGACAGAGAGCCACTGCAGACTGAGTACACAAGCTACAAG CAAGTAAAAGCCAAATTAAAGCTGCTAGAGGCGCTATTATCCAAGCTACAAAATACAGACGAAGTTTGA
- the LOC125668542 gene encoding protein FAM13B-like isoform X1 — protein MRVNVKAGSGDYSIQDVNTASKTANFTMSSVDKMKKLLSPGTRKKGLGNVNKTFGVPLEELMTNASSGSTVPYLVSKICEHIRDKGFDTEGIFRINGSTRIVEKYRTSFDMRGDANFYEEEDLMAVASLLKLFLREIPGSLIPENKTQKFIAIQEENQNDPAGCISGLKAEISQLEVLRYNLLRYLIRFLVVVAQFERSNKMSPMSLAIVFGPNLFRCGQGIVGLKDQGKINQIVYKFITHYDALFMEENEISPCNEWIKQKQKAPPRPPPPKLQVEEYKPVPKPRNTVKMDPYDSTPYQDMEDYDHSEESSSNTQGRSHSPRCSDDEIAGRASPFILDSDGGYSIIESPLPSARTSEMVENVIARSIKEHLFGDDISMCETFVEKDQCKENLENAVPVKDRIKQFEFGSDTCEMQRTSKVPSWSQPELVHMDSSTSQVLQKVNGYKHQADALSSKENEFEDLHTDEDFESVRRDSGTLSSLQFKKPSGPRNRRSPSRRSRSNSLEDKEDVERDFQSQNGNAYTEVETSSLPETKPVPKEPVPKPRVAFLELTNHTENKVSSDISPSNARKPFIPLLDLSTLHEHVESSDPIPADKGQSVSYQLAKSHINGGDTPDVVISPRSNKLIKRKSSQDNLEAPLSPSAYQTSPPTSVPMNTDVAPSPPVNQDHYKHSSTNLDNDITTRIKQQSKKLHALKKKLKHFEDNFEKENGYKPSLADKASKPTIKKWMNDISKAKREIKRLKEEAEIGNRSRHGSGTSSSGERLEPPELPPTMEQTLNIILLKLDEKRRDAKRPEDVDIMNSDQVLDEKLAVQKALLHFENLHGRPKTRDEKDLMRPLYDRYRKIKRLLSKPNSPREKKELQTVPEDEPIELEGGIHNPYRPSVQVPAFHYDDLEDGLGSGLGTIGTMDFAVTRDFSVLRDTVRPVSKEVSRKEHSPKAKRKLSLPEEEEEEGGQNQEPNLHEMSIPELQDELMKSKGEKKRIRRTLRNFEEAFFQKNGRKVQRDDREPLQTEYTSYKQVKAKLKLLEALLSKLQNTDEV, from the exons ATGAGAGTGAATGTGAAGGCAGGATCCGGTGATTATTCCATTCAAGACGTTAATACTGCA tCAAAGACTGCAAATTTTACCATGTCATCTGTggacaaaatgaaaaaattattaaGTCCGGGCACAAGAAAAAAAGGACTTGGGAATGTGAACAAGACATTTGGTGTGCCACTGGAGGAACTGATGACAAATGCATCATCAGGATCAACAGTACCTTATTTAGTCAGCAAAATCTGTGAGCACATCCGTGACAAAG GTTTTGACACGGAGGGAATATTCCGAATTAATGGCAGCACAAGGATTGTGGAGAAGTACCGCACAAGCTTTGACATGCGAGGGGATGCAAACTTTTATGAAGAAGAAGATTTGATGGCAGTTGCAAGCTTACTCAAGTTGTTTCTACGGGAAATTCCTGGTTCATTGATACCAGAGAACAAAACTCAGAAGTTCATAGCCATTCAAGAAG agaATCAGAATGACCCAGCGGGCTGTATTTCCGGTCTGAAGGCTGAGATCTCCCAGCTGGAGGTGTTGCGATATAACCTACTGAGATATCTGATTCGATTCCTGGTGGTCGTGGCTCAGTTTGAACGCTCCAACAAAATGAGCCCCATGTCTCTAGCCATTGTGTTTGGACCAAACCTCTTTAG ATGTGGCCAGGGAATTGTAGGGTTAAAAGACCAGGggaaaatcaatcagattgtaTACAAGTTCATCACGCACTATGATGCTCTCTTCATGGAGGAGAATGAAATCTCACCATGCAATGAATGG ATTAAACAGAAACAGAAAGCCCCTCCTAGACCTCCCCCTCCCAAGCTTCAGGTAGAGGAGTATAAACCTGTCCCCAAACCTAGGAACACG GTGAAAATGGACCCCTATGACAGTACCCCATACCAGGACATGGAGGATTACGACCACAGTGAGGAATCGTCCAGTAACACTCAGGGGCGGAGTCACAGTCCCCGCTGTAGTGATGACGAAATTGCCGGCAGGGCATCACCATTTATCCTAGATag TGATGGTGGCTACAGCATCATAGAATCCCCATTACCGTCAGCAAGAACGTCAGA GATGGTAGAGAATGTGATAGCTCGATCTATAAAGGAGCACCTGTTTGGGGACGACATCAGTATGTGCGAGACTTTCGTGGAAAAGGATCAATG TAAAGAGAATTTGGAGAATGCTGTTCCAGTAAAGGATCGTATTAAACAATTTGAGTTCGGGTCAGACACCTGTGAAATGCAAAGAACATCCAAGGTTCCTAGTTGGTCCCAGCCTGAATTAGTACACATGGATAGCTCTACCTCACAG GTACTACAAAAGGTGAATGGATACAAACACCAGGCAGATGCATTGAG TTCAAAAGAAAATGAGTTTGAGGATTTACACACAGATGAAGATTTTGAAAGCGTGAGGCGAGATTCTGGAACATTATCATCA CTCCAATTCAAGAAGCCTTCTGGCCCCAGAAATCGTCGCTCACCAAGCAGACGGTCGCGTAGCAACTCGCTTGAAGACAAAGAGGATGTGGAGAGAGACTTCCAATCTCAAAATGGCAATGCTTATACAGAGGTGGAGACCTCTTCACTTCCTGAAACCAAACCAGTTCCAAAGGAACCGGTCCCCAAACCACGGGTGGCCTTCCTAGAACTCACAAATCATACTGAGAACAAGGTTTCTTCTGACATTTCACCCAGCAATGCCAGGAAGCCATTTATCCCTCTACTTGATCTGTCTACACTTCATGAGCATGTTGAAAGCTCTg ATCCCATACCAGCTGACAAAGGGCAGTCTGTCTCATACCAGTTAGCCAAATCCCACATCAATGGGGGAGACACCCCAGACGTGGTCATCTCTCCACGGAGTAACAAGCTCATCAAGAGGAAATCCAG TCAGGACAATCTGGAAGCTCCCCTCTCTCCCAGTGCTTATCAGACCAGTCCCCCAACCAG TGTGCCAATGAATACTGATGTAGCTCCCTCTCCACCAGTTAACCAAGATCACTACAAACACAG CTCAACAAACCTAGACAATGACATCACAACCAGAATTAAACAACAGAGCAAGAAACTGCATG cactaaagaagaaaCTGAAGCATTTTGAAGATAACTTTGAAAAGGAAAATGGATACAAG ccATCGCTAGCGGACAAGGCCAGCAAACCTACCATTAAGAAGTGGATGAACGACATTTCCAAAGCAAAAAGAGAAATAAAGA GACTGAAAGAGGAGGCGGAAATTGGTAACAGAAGTCGCCATGGCAGTGGGACATCATCAAGTGGAGAGCGGTTAGAACCCCCAGAACTCCCTCCAACGATGGAGCAGACGCTGAACATCATCCTCCTTAAACTTGATGAGAAGAGAAGGGATGCTAAACGCCCTGAGGATGTTGAT ATCATGAACAGTGATCAGGTCTTGGATGAAAAGTTGGCAGTTCAGAAAGCCTTGCTTCACTTTGAAAATCTGCATGGGAGACCA AAAACAAGAGATGAGAAGGATTTGATGAGACCTTTGTATGACagatacagaaaaattaaaagaCTCTTGTCCAAACCTAACTCT CCAAGAGAAAAGAAGGAGCTACAAACAGTCCCAGAGGATGAGCCAATAGAATTAGAGGGAGGCATCCACAACCCATAT AGACCCTCAGTGCAGGTTCCTGCATTCCATTACGATGACCTTGAGGATGGCCTTGGTTCCGGTCTGGGGACAATAGGGACAATGGACTTTGCTGTCACCCGAGATTTTTCTGTTCTCCGTGATACTGTTAGGCCGGTGTCAAAAGAAGTCTCTAGAAAAGAGCATTCCCCTAAAGCAAAGAGGAAATTGAGTCTTCccgaggaggaggaggaggagggcGGTCAGAACCAGGAGCCAAATCTTCATGAAATGTCAAT ACCAGAGCTTCAGGACGAGTTGATGAAGTCAAAAGGAGAAAAGAAGAGAATACGCAGGACTTTACGGAACTTTGAAGAGGCTTTCTTTCAGAAAAATGGAAG AAAGGTACAAAGAGATGACAGAGAGCCACTGCAGACTGAGTACACAAGCTACAAG CAAGTAAAAGCCAAATTAAAGCTGCTAGAGGCGCTATTATCCAAGCTACAAAATACAGACGAAGTTTGA
- the LOC125669272 gene encoding L-rhamnonate dehydratase-like, protein MAAAEGKTKKFPRIKCVRAYISESKPEDQGADCHDVEDTHWINGYPTPIANPMSGYEQYAATRKSWGINALGTLVVEVEADDGTCGVGVTIGGVPGCFIVEKHLSRFVEGQDPRDVELMWDQMFRATLNYGRKGLPIQCISAIDLALWDLLGKLRNEPVYALLGGKTKQRLPVYSTTARPDIAKQLGFVGAKIPCAYGPADGEVGLRKNVEIFKKWRETVGPEFPLMLDCYMALTVPYTVKLAKALEPYGLKWIEEFLPPDSYEGYKEVREALRGSTVLLTTAEHEYSRYGYQLLLNSKCVDILQPDISWLGGITEARRIVAMASAHDVLVVPHGSSIYSYHLQYAFRNCPLAEFINLSPKADKIVPYFGGLFPDEPLPADGFIDLPDRPGFGVTLCKDTLRRPFVRSNEESRVQALKNATFKSSEKPRMPF, encoded by the coding sequence ATGGCCGCAGCCGAAGGCAAGACGAAGAAATTTCCCAGAATTAAATGTGTACGGGCATACATCTCGGAGTCTAAACCCGAGGACCAAGGCGCAGACTGTCATGATGTAGAAGATACCCACTGGATCAATGGCTACCCCACCCCTATCGCAAACCCAATGTCTGGATACGAACAATACGCAGCCACTAGGAAGTCCTGGGGCATCAACGCTCTGGGAACATTGGTGGTGGAGGTGGAGGCAGATGACGGGACATGTGGAGTTGGTGTCACCATTGGCGGCGTCCCTGGCTGTTTTATCGTGGAGAAACATCTCAGCAGGTTCGTGGAGGGACAGGATCCTCGGGACGTGGAGCTGATGTGGGACCAAATGTTCCGGGCAACTCTGAACTACGGACGGAAGGGTTTGCCTATTCAGTGCATCAGTGCAATTGACCTAGCGCTTTGGGATCTATTAGGAAAACTGAGAAATGAGCCAGTCTATGCTCTACTTGGCGGGAAAACGAAGCAACGTTTGCCAGTGTATTCCACAACAGCTCGTCCGGATATAGCCAAGCAGTTAGGGTTTGTTGGCGCTAAAATTCCTTGTGCTTACGGACCTGCTGATGGAGAAGTTGGACTGAGAAAGAACGTCGAGATATTCAAAAAGTGGCGCGAAACTGTAGGTCCGGAATTCCCGCTGATGTTGGACTGTTACATGGCTCTGACTGTGCCGTATACCGTGAAACTAGCTAAAGCACTTGAACCCTACGGACTGAAGTGGATCGAAGAGTTCTTACCTCCTGATAGTTACGAAGGTTACAAGGAGGTCCGGGAAGCTTTGCGTGGTTCTACAGTTTTATTAACGACAGCAGAACACGAGTACAGCCGATACGGATACCAGCTGCTTCTCAATTCCAAATGTGTGGACATTCTCCAACCAGATATCTCGTGGCTCGGTGGAATCACCGAGGCACGTCGAATCGTCGCCATGGCATCGGCCCATGACGTATTGGTCGTTCCCCATGGATccagtatttattcctaccactTGCAGTATGCTTTTCGGAATTGTCCTCTGGCAGAATTCATCAATCTCAGTCCTAAAGCAGATAAGATAGTGCCGTATTTTGGCGGACTGTTTCCAGACGAACCTTTACCAGCCGACGGTTTTATCGACCTGCCGGATCGCCCAGGGTTTGGCGTGACCTTGTGCAAAGACACACTACGTCGACCATTCGTGCGCTCAAATGAGGAGTCCAGAGTGCAAGCACTCAAGAATGCTACATTCAAGTCTTCAGAGAAACCTCGCATGCCATTTTAA